In Gossypium hirsutum isolate 1008001.06 chromosome A10, Gossypium_hirsutum_v2.1, whole genome shotgun sequence, the DNA window TGGGAATATGTGTCTCCACACGTTGTACATAGTTTCtagtttgtacacttcgtcgacatagctcatgggatttagacggagattctgacaagctgcaattataTGAGCGTATGGATAACGAAGTACGTCAAACctcccacagtcgcaagtcctatttctcaagtgtacacgatattgcccgccaataaTACCTTCATGCATtctgtcaaactccgtcacacAAAACCATAGGTTGTCTCAATCGTGACAGACTGTGTGCATGATGTTCGCCTacgccttcgccttgttaatttcttgcaatacatTTGCGCACCATAAATGGCCTCCTGCATTTGGCTTGATAAGTTGCTGCTAGCTTTGGAAATAGTCCCgctaaacgaaaatatgtctctcacaGAACCAATGTTATCGGTAAATGACGCAttccttttagaacagaatttatgcattcagccaagTACGAGGTCATTTGACCATATCGTAGGTCGCCGTCATATGCTTGTGTCCACTActcgaaaggtatgttacagaggtagttTGCGCCTTCTTCGTTAACTGAAAGCAAAATctccaacatctcatgaaaacggtcATTACTTATCTCATACCTTGCCAATATAAGAtgatagcgaaaattacataccactcttccattcagaataaaaagaaattacattagtagagattaaatacccatgttggtcacttgtcgttgTTCACTTTTAGATCGATATTGCCCTTAATAGTTGGACGCAACATGCCTTAGGCAATACCGATAGTGTGTGCGAAGCCACAGGCTTCCCTGCCGCTTAATTGCGGATAGTATTCCGGTGCCCCGATCCAATATGATGCAGATATTAGGTTGGGGgcagacatgcctccttaacctagaaagaaagaaatcccagtcatcagttGACTCCCccagtgttattgcaaatgcaattggaaggattctcccaCTGCCATCCTGTGTCACAGCTaacaatagccgatgagtatatcTACCGTACATAAAGGTactgtcaatttgtaccaatggcttgcaataTAGAAATGCGTCTCGGTattgcttaaagctccagaacAGACGCTTAAATACTTGGCATCCATGGAGAaatcggtcgttgtagtacgTAGGTTCTATTTCAATGTCTGTTACGCAACCTGGGACATATCTCTccagcacttgacaccactgccacaCTTCATTATATGAAGCATCCCACCCACCATGCATCTTTTCCAatgccttctgcttagctatccaagccttgcgatAAGAGGGTATGTACCTCAACTGGCTAtaaatattggcaattaagaccggCACTGAAGTTCTAGGATCCGCCTTCACCGTCGGTAGTATTAAGGTAGCTAACAtatctgaatccatcttgggatgatcttgtgaaacacctgtcaacgaagtacattaaataatgcaacattatgtaataacaatattattcaaAAACCTTAGAATTTTAGTGATACTGTACCGacaacacatgtatgtggacctttgtacttttttatctcccacaagcctGTCTTTTTCCTCAACAAGGctatgattttccatgaacatgtaccatcttgcactgcacacttggcTTCAAACTTAtcggatttggatttaaccacttTGTAGTTAACCGCGTTCATGATGCTGTGTTGTTTTAATGCACTAAGAAAACTATCTTtattggaaaactccttaccaacttccaattcacCCGAATCCAATGAGGAACTTGTATGGTTACgccttctgtgtggtagatcttgaaactccaacgcatcatcttAAGATAGattgacattatgcatgtgaGCTGGAGGTGAGTACcttgtctaaataagacggtactcatatggtcggaagacatcacactatcacagatcagtggcatgtatagctaaacttttacacatgctaggttagtccgagaaccgaataaacctactctgataccactaaatgtaacgccccatacccgagaccgtttccagaGTCGAACActaggtgttaacggacttaattcattacttaaacagctcatacaattcattttaaaatttccagacaagttggctaactgcatcatagtcgctttaaaaatcatatctcgagttccgaaactcgaaatccaatttcgtaaatttttcctgaaactagactcatatatctatctactaatttttttctagaatttttggtcaggccaattagtacagtttattagttaaagtctcccctgtttcagggttcgactactcggacctctgtgtattacgaatcagatatctccctgtacagagcttcaatgactatgccgtttgtctctaataaagacttctaattatctttttaaaatttatggtgaatttccaaagtcagaacaggggatccagaaatcgctctggccctgtttcacaaaaatttaaacatctcataaaatatagctcatatacctgtttcgcttcttccatatgaaaatagactcttcaagcttcgattccataacttattcattatttaattccatttctactatttttagtgatttttcaaattcacattactactgctgtctgaatctattttatggtaaattttacctatttcatggtttccatggattagctagcaatttgacatacataacaccaaatatgatcatgattagccattccaatggctaatcattaccaagcatttccataccactcaataaccatatcataagaccatatatacaaaatgattataatgctatacatgccatactcaaaatatgcaagccattatgccaagatggtatacggatagtgtgagcatgcctccgaccgttcccgattttcgagctggcttgtcaacactacaaggaatgaaaaggaggaagtaagcataaatgcttagtaagctcacatgcgaatagcaagtaacacaactatataagcaaacataaaacatcatttgcataatcatcaccaagacattcatatcacattttcatttatcatcttaccatattgttgttatatcgagttttcaacccgagggttaagtacatacctgttcaaagtattcatttcacaacacttaccaatacgtccctttcatctcgagtattcctccatttgagtagaattttacccgttgaacacatcggaatataattcggatacatggaaagtttgcacataagtgccacatatgtagccaagctaccatgtaacccacccataagtgaactcggactcaactcaatgagctcgggcgtttgcatccataagtgaactcggactcaactcaacgagctcggatgcctagttacatctctcaaactgggactcaactcaacgagttcggacattcgcatccataagtgaactcggactcaactcaacgagttcggatgcccaaatatcctagtgacatgtcacttgtatcctactccattcctaaggttcaacgggacctttttcccgatcatgtgtctcaaccatgttttacggaatgccgataccgatactcggtagtatttcacattttccaagtatatcacataatttgacatattatcaaacaattatcacaagtataatatttcataataattatcatatcatttaaataacattaaaacatttaaaacaataactatgttaccaacatttacatatgaacttacctcgtatgcgtaAATGgttacttttaccatttcgtccacaacttggtattttccccattttagcccgaatttcaattttcattgctctatcatttaaaatataatctaattaggactcacattattcaaattgacccaaaatcatattttggaaaaattacaattttgcccctaaacttttgcatatttacacttttgcatatttacacttttgccccaaagctcgtaaattaaacttcagcctattttcttatgttttatgacatgctgatcatttttcccttctatggaaacatcaaattctcactctaacatgtacttatgactattaggtatttttaccgattaagcccttttgctcgttttcacttaaaaccgagtagcacaagttatctaacataatttaaaacctcatattctatcataaaacaccaaaatacacaaatttcacctatgggtatttttccaaatataaaccctaggttaaattattgctagcacaagctaaatcgagctaccgggactccaaaaacgtaaaaatcattaaaaacgaggctagaacggacttacaatcgagcttggaagcttgaaaaaccctagccatggtttctccttgctatattcagccatggggttgaagatgagcaaaattggcttttaattttgtattttaatttattttacccctaaatgaccaaaatgcccttactactaaactttccaaaaattccatccatgtccaatttttgtccatagacttagaaattggtaaaattgctatttaagacctcctaattaatatttcaaaacaatttcatactagaaacttctagaatgcaagttttgcaaattattcgatttagtccctaatttcaatttaagcactttatgcataaaatttcttcacgaaattttcacacaatcatgcaatcatatcatagaccttaaaataatcataaaataattatttctatctcggattttgtggtcacgaaaccactattccgactaggcccaaaattaggatattacaactctcccccccttcagggattttcgtcctcgaaaatcttaccagaaaagtggccttcacttttaatctcatattcggtgccgaagaacttgcacttagactgtacctccaatacatctcttcaatttctcatatgatctaaaagtttacagtctcaactctcaactgttcttaaattttcaacccttctcagtttcccattatatcatgacataaaacccgaatctcaacttgatttaatggagaccggaattccaagaaatccaacaatcaaagagacctgaaattccatgaatctgatgagtagaaattcattcaatacagatatgatttatagatctcgccaaacatttaacaataggatacgtcacattttcctctttccgccatagaaataattctgatatggcctcaagaataatccttctcatttccatcccgatatcaacactgacaaggataattttgatagatcccaatgctcggctttaacccctttaacaactccgattttatgtaacatcggatgctctaaactatcacattacttcactgtcttgaaacacatcacaattcatacaacaatacattactgaaagtcaggaagtctttgctcaatgtagactagtctagttcagacgctttggttaccaatattctcatctatccaaactttgtcaacatgtaataaacttttcagctttcacaagacgaaaaccttatcattcgtagtgacttaaactaatatccaactctttctaataaatatacacttctcgttcaaactatttactcttttatccgtacaaaatgaaattctattatcagacttgggaaaaataatcctgacataattgtcacatgaaatctttcaaataaataatttaccataccaactgaaactcgcgcttttatcacctatgcctttactgatgtcaaatccttacacagaaattagaaaaaatcccaatactaaaatcaccacattaccaagatcaaattagaagtatagtcatatttgacatgattatcacgagctgaagaacccacttcgaacatgagtaataattgacaaattatggaacaaagataacaagaaaaccgaataaaaaatccaagatagagaaacccggaataaagaaatccagaataaagagatctaggataaagaaacccaagatacgatactatgccggagaatcaaaaaccaaattcatagagaaaatacagaataccccgataattcttcaaagaaagaaagtccaaaagaaaacatcatttaatctcactgaaatcaaatataacaagatcaatatatcttctcatacatatatatcagatgaagcatcaagtaaaagaaacagaatcataatatcatacgtattctctcatcaattcttatcagacgaaatgaaatagaatacccgatgaaatagagcaatataaattataaaccagtcagactaccaatgctttcatccaactcCAGAattaaaagacattcccatataacaagaatttcttcagaagatcaatagccatagaaatatttctgagaacgggtaaacacatagaacatctcaaaagagactgctaaatctgtccagtcataactgtcacaatcagatagttcacatttcaattatcatttccccaactagttctgccgtcacaaatttcatattaaaccattcactaaagaaggccagttctgaataaatttcgatttacacttttctcaaccttgcacctgagtaattcagtttaccaaggagaattccttttctaactgggacagtgcataactccaataatttttacgtcaatccgatactttactggctctgactttacttataagctcattttcaatctctaatcatacttataattattctatcactgtactctttgggttctcaaccgaaaacttattcaatacaaatctcatgaaattccattataagtaccacttcggtaagggggaggggttgtaggacctctgactcgactttcttatacatacacatatgacacaacttccatcatcatagtaacatcatcaaaatcatgtcattcattcatgttggcttacaccaattttcctattgtcccatttagacaatatacttatgcatacattctatgttttatagacatctttacttatccattcatttaattaaattaattcatgctcatgacattatataaggccaaacaaacatagatatttgcatcacaatcacaactttcatttcgtgcatcatcatgtacatatcattacaatcatataattcaatccaacaatttaacatagataagttcatttcattataatcctttatctcataaaaattatatatcattaacatttatcaacattcgacgtccaaatcaagacaaggacattttcactcgtatcataatattatgacctttattcatacctctactactttctatttattccgttcatcttatcaagtaagccacatacactacatcatatgagcattaagcaaatatgaatatttatcacatatgtatcataaagatttattcatacttttctgaaccgagactgatcataatcataattttactcaaataccttcacataacattgaacatggtcggcgcagctcggttggagagtaccctgtctaaataagacggtactcatacgcgtcggaagacatcacactatcacagatcagtggcatgtatagctaaacttttacacatgctaggttagccCGAGAACCGaataaacctactctgataccactaaatgtaacgccccatacccgagaccgtttccagaGTCGAACActaggtgttaacggacttaattcattacttaaacagctcatataaatcattttaaaatttccagacaagttggctaactgcatcatagtcgctttaaaaatcatatcccgagttccgaaactcgaaatccaattccgtaaatttttcctgaaactagactcatatatctatctactaatttttttctagaatttttggtcaggccaattagtacagtttattagttaaagtctcccctgtttcagggttcgactactatgacctctgtgtattacgaattagatatctccctgtacagagcttcaatgactatgccgtttgtctctaataaagacttctaattatctttttaaaatttatggtgaatttccaaagtcagaacaggggatccagaaatcgctctggccctgtttcacaaaaatttaaacatctcataaaatatagctcatatacctgtttcgcttcttccatatgaaaatagactcttcaagcttcgattccataacttattcattatttaattccatttctactatttttagtgatttttcaaattcacattactactgctgtctgaatctattttatggtaaattttacctatttcatggtttccatggattagctagcaatttgacatacataacaccaaatatgatcatgattagccattccaatggctaatcattaccaagcatttccataccactcaataaccatatcataagaccatatatacaaaatgattataatgctatacatgccatactcaaatatgcaagccattatgccaagatggtatacggatagtgtgagcatgcctccgaccgttcccgattttcgagctggcttgtcaacactacaaggaatgaaaaggaggaagtaagcataaatgcttagtaagctcacatgcgaatagcaagtaacataactatataagaaaacataaaacatcatttgcataatcatcaccaagacattcatatcatattttcatttatcatcttaccatattgttgttatatcgagttttcaacccgagggttaagtacatacctgttcaaagtattcatttcacaacacttaccaatacgtccctttcatctcgagtattcctccatttgagtagaattttacccgttgaacacatcggaatataattcggatacatggaaagtttgcacataagtgccacatatgtagccaagctaccatgtaacccgcccataagtaaaatcggactcaactcaacgagctcgggcgttcgcatccataagtgaactcggactcaactcaatgagctcggatgcctagttacatctctcgaactgggactcaactcaacgagttcggacattcgcatccataagtgaactcggactcaactcaacgagtttggatgcctaaatatcctagtgacatgtcacttttaTCCTactccattcctaaggttcaacgggacctttttcccgatcatgtgtctcaaccatcttttacggaatgccgataccgatactcggtagtatttcacattttccaagtatatcacataatttgacatattctcaaacaattatcacaagtataatatttcataataattatcatatcatttaaataacattaaaacatttaaaacaataactatgttaccaacatttacatatgaacttacctcgtatgcaaaaatggttacttttaccatttcgtccacaacttggtattttccccattttagcacgaatttcagttttccttgctctatcatttaaaatatagtctaattaggactcgcattattcaaattgacccaaaatcatattttggcaaaattacaattttgcccctaaacttttgcatatttacactttttccccaaagctcgtaaattaaacttaagcctattttcttatgttttatgacatgctgatcatttttcccttctatggcaacataaaattctcactctaacatgtacttatgactattaggtatttttaccgattaagcacttttgctcgttttcacttaaaaccgagtagcacaagttgtctaacataatttaaaacctcatattctatcataaaacaccaaaatacacaaatttcaccgatgggtatttttccaaatataaaccctaggttaaattattgctagcacaagttaaatcgagctaccgggactccaaaaacgtaaaaatcaataaaaacgaggctagaacggacttacaatcgagattggaaggttgaaaaaccctagccatggtttctccttgctatattcggccatggggttgaagatgagcaaaattggcttttaattttgtattttatttcattttacccctaaatgaccaaaatgcccttactactaaactttccaaaaatttcatccatgtccaatttttgtccatagacttagaaattggtaaaatttctatttaagacctcctaattaatatttcaaaacaatttcatactagaaacttctagaatgcaagttttgcaaattattcgatttagtccctaatttcaatttaagcactttatgcataaaatttcttcacgaaattttcacacaatcatgcaa includes these proteins:
- the LOC107895428 gene encoding uncharacterized protein, which produces MDSDMLATLILPTVKADPRTSVPVLIANIYSQLRYIPSYRKAWIAKQKALEKMHGGWDASYNEVWQWCQVLERYVPGCVTDIEIEPTYYNDRFLHGCQVFKRLFWSFKQYRDAFLYCKPLVQIDSTFMYGRYTHRLLLAVTQDGSGRILPIAFAITLGESTDDWDFFLSRLRRHVCPQPNICIILDRGTGILSAIKRQGSLWLRTHYRYCLRHVASNY